Proteins encoded together in one Salarchaeum sp. JOR-1 window:
- a CDS encoding redoxin domain-containing protein: MTLEPGDRPRNCEGLLCDGEVFTATSIEEVSEGGALLVFYGFAFSAIAENWWRQYDRRGWDDFDVPVVGVGRDGPNAQNAFLRSLDSPFRIYADVDGRLAEEFGVLARRENMAGVRIPKRSAFLLDADRTVRASWVLDDWTTPMPASDIEETVHGS; the protein is encoded by the coding sequence ATGACGCTCGAACCCGGCGACCGGCCGCGGAACTGCGAGGGCCTGCTCTGCGACGGCGAGGTGTTCACCGCGACCTCCATCGAAGAGGTGAGCGAGGGCGGCGCGCTGCTCGTGTTCTACGGGTTCGCGTTCAGCGCCATCGCCGAGAACTGGTGGCGGCAGTACGACCGCCGGGGCTGGGACGACTTCGACGTGCCCGTCGTCGGCGTCGGCCGGGACGGTCCGAACGCCCAGAACGCCTTCCTCCGCAGTCTCGACAGCCCGTTCCGCATCTACGCGGACGTGGACGGCCGGCTGGCGGAGGAGTTCGGCGTGCTCGCGCGCCGCGAGAACATGGCGGGCGTGCGGATTCCGAAGCGGAGCGCATTCCTCCTCGACGCCGACCGCACGGTCCGGGCGTCGTGGGTGCTGGACGACTGGACGACGCCGATGCCCGCGAGCGACATCGAGGAAACCGTACATGGATCTTGA
- a CDS encoding CaiB/BaiF CoA-transferase family protein, which yields MDLEGIRVLDLTRLLPGPYATQLLADAGADVVKVESPDRGDYARSMPPTTEGGVGRLFDAVNRGKRSVALDLTTDVDREAFYALAADADAVVEGFSPGTVDRLGVNYERVREHNEDIVYCSLSGYGQTGAFAERAGHDINYLAAAGVLDATRRDTDETPRIPGIPVADMAGGLFAAFAVAASLLSRELGNGGGYVDTSLADAALSVSQPLAMLAFDGDPRPGRTPLTGEYPWYDVYEAEDGEYVTLAALEPEFWEAFCADADRPDLVDAHGTTDPVEREALRAELESTFAERPAAEWERRCGADGMVARVRTPRDAIDAAHFRERGVVHDGRVGFPARVDGDVPAAGESVPDLGEHTGELLREAGVDPDDR from the coding sequence ATGGATCTTGAGGGAATACGCGTCCTCGACCTCACGCGACTCCTCCCCGGGCCGTACGCGACGCAGTTACTCGCGGACGCCGGCGCGGACGTCGTGAAGGTCGAGTCCCCCGACCGCGGCGACTACGCCCGCAGCATGCCACCGACGACGGAGGGCGGCGTCGGCCGGCTGTTCGACGCGGTGAACCGCGGGAAGCGAAGCGTCGCGCTCGACCTCACGACCGACGTCGACCGGGAGGCGTTCTACGCGCTCGCGGCCGACGCGGACGCCGTGGTGGAGGGGTTCAGTCCCGGAACGGTCGACCGTCTGGGCGTGAACTACGAGCGCGTCCGCGAGCACAACGAGGACATCGTGTACTGCTCGCTCTCCGGGTACGGACAGACGGGGGCGTTCGCGGAGCGCGCCGGTCACGACATCAACTACCTCGCCGCGGCGGGCGTGCTCGACGCGACTCGACGCGATACGGACGAGACACCGCGTATTCCCGGGATTCCTGTCGCGGACATGGCGGGCGGTCTGTTCGCGGCGTTCGCCGTCGCGGCCTCGCTCCTGTCGCGCGAACTCGGAAACGGCGGGGGATACGTCGACACGTCGCTCGCTGACGCCGCGCTCTCCGTCAGCCAACCGCTCGCGATGCTCGCGTTCGACGGCGACCCGCGGCCCGGACGCACACCACTGACTGGCGAGTACCCCTGGTATGACGTGTACGAGGCCGAGGACGGCGAGTACGTGACGCTCGCAGCGCTCGAACCCGAGTTCTGGGAGGCGTTCTGTGCGGACGCCGACCGCCCCGACCTCGTGGACGCGCACGGCACGACCGACCCCGTCGAACGCGAGGCGCTCCGCGCGGAACTCGAATCGACGTTCGCGGAGCGACCCGCGGCGGAGTGGGAGCGCCGCTGCGGGGCGGACGGAATGGTTGCCCGCGTCCGCACGCCCCGGGACGCAATCGACGCCGCGCACTTCCGGGAGCGCGGCGTTGTCCACGACGGCCGCGTCGGGTTCCCGGCGCGCGTCGACGGTGACGTTCCGGCCGCCGGCGAGTCGGTCCCCGACCTCGGCGAACACACGGGGGAACTGCTCCGCGAGGCGGGCGTCGACCCGGACGACCGGTAA